CCGTCGTCCTCCTCTCCGTCGTGATCCTGGTACGTTTCGCTCTCTCTGCATCGTCCTGACAATGTCGCTCTCGCGCGTCTTCGATCTCCTCACCGTCCATTTCCGCCTGCGGGGTATAGGCCGCCGGGTCAAGATCGCCGGCGGACGTCCAGCAGGTCGCGACGGCCGCGGGGAGCTACGGCGGCGACGACAACGTGTGCGTGTACACGGTCTACGTGCGGACCGGGTGGATCTGGAAGGCTGGGACGGACTCGGTGATCGGGctggcgctccgcgccgccgacGGCGCCGGCTTCACCATCCCGGACCTGGCCCGCTGGGGCGGGCTCATGGGCGCCGGCCACGACTACTACGAGCGCGGCAGCGTGGACATCTTCAGCGGCCGGGGGCCCTGCCTGTCGTCCCCGCCGTGCGCGATGAACCTGACCTCCGACGGCTCCGGCGCGCACCACGGCTGGTACTGCAAGTCCGTCGAGGTCACCGCCGCGGGGATGCACCGGGCCTGCGCCAGGGCCGCGTTCG
The sequence above is drawn from the Panicum hallii strain FIL2 chromosome 7, PHallii_v3.1, whole genome shotgun sequence genome and encodes:
- the LOC112901213 gene encoding PLAT domain-containing protein 3-like, with protein sequence MAGKALSFAVVLLSVVILAAGSRSPADVQQVATAAGSYGGDDNVCVYTVYVRTGWIWKAGTDSVIGLALRAADGAGFTIPDLARWGGLMGAGHDYYERGSVDIFSGRGPCLSSPPCAMNLTSDGSGAHHGWYCKSVEVTAAGMHRACARAAFGVEQWLATDAPPYRLYAERGACAKSGAAEE